One region of Flavobacterium pisciphilum genomic DNA includes:
- a CDS encoding outer membrane beta-barrel protein: protein MKNLVIAMILSISFAGNAQDITDLQVGINLNPFFFTRINSNFPYNKDKQDLPNGFGFGLTIEKNWNDSWGVKTGFEYSKQNEKYFFDVVGDNTSIKSSFEYYKTPITVQYYYRLKEKLFLTFNQGIQFSFLKYYKTIAENEYEIRTQTSDYSEYISYQHPERNQYYSDEGKMHKKTLFGIIGSIGLKGFLSDKISYSTNLRYEYDFTSADNFPYYSDTSDWNDSEKTTHNLRIGLELGLQYHFSINDRFDKSPHRL, encoded by the coding sequence ATGAAAAACTTAGTAATTGCCATGATCTTAAGTATTTCCTTTGCGGGAAATGCTCAAGATATAACTGATTTGCAAGTTGGAATAAATTTGAATCCTTTCTTTTTCACTAGAATAAATTCAAACTTCCCTTATAATAAAGACAAACAAGATTTGCCAAATGGTTTTGGTTTTGGACTCACAATCGAAAAAAACTGGAATGACAGTTGGGGTGTAAAAACTGGGTTTGAATATTCGAAACAAAACGAAAAATACTTTTTTGATGTCGTTGGAGACAATACAAGTATAAAATCAAGTTTTGAGTATTATAAAACCCCCATAACTGTTCAATATTATTATCGCTTAAAAGAAAAATTATTTTTAACATTTAATCAAGGAATACAGTTTTCTTTTCTGAAATATTATAAAACAATTGCAGAAAATGAATATGAAATAAGAACACAAACTTCAGATTATAGTGAATATATTTCTTATCAACATCCAGAAAGAAATCAATATTATAGTGACGAAGGAAAAATGCACAAAAAAACTTTATTTGGTATAATTGGTTCAATTGGTTTAAAAGGTTTTCTGTCAGATAAAATTTCCTATTCTACAAATTTAAGATATGAATATGATTTCACTTCTGCAGATAATTTCCCTTACTATTCCGATACATCTGATTGGAATGATTCTGAAAAAACTACACATAATTTACGAATCGGGTTAGAATTAGGTCTGCAATATCATTTTTCAATAAATGATCGCTTTGATAAAAGCCCACATCGATTGTAA
- the leuD gene encoding 3-isopropylmalate dehydratase small subunit — protein MAYDKFNILTSSAVPLPIENVDTDQIIPARFLKATKREGFGDNLFRDWRYNGDDSPKTDFVLNNSTYSGKILVGGKNFGSGSSREHAAWAVYDYGFRAVVSSFFADIFKGNCLNIGVLPVQVSPEFADTIFKAIEADPKTELEINLPEQTITLLATGQKESFAINGYKKNNMVNGFDDIDYLQNIKEDIVAFADKLPY, from the coding sequence ATGGCATACGATAAATTTAACATACTTACTAGCAGTGCAGTACCACTGCCAATTGAAAACGTAGATACAGATCAAATTATTCCTGCACGTTTCTTGAAAGCTACAAAACGCGAAGGTTTTGGAGACAATCTTTTTAGAGACTGGAGATACAATGGAGATGATTCTCCAAAAACAGATTTTGTTTTAAACAATTCTACTTACTCAGGAAAAATTCTTGTTGGAGGAAAAAACTTTGGTTCTGGATCCTCTAGAGAACACGCCGCTTGGGCAGTTTACGATTACGGATTTCGCGCTGTAGTTTCTAGTTTCTTTGCAGACATCTTTAAAGGAAATTGTTTAAACATTGGAGTTTTACCTGTACAAGTTAGCCCTGAATTTGCTGATACAATCTTTAAAGCAATTGAAGCTGACCCTAAAACAGAGTTAGAAATTAATCTACCTGAACAGACAATTACTTTATTGGCAACTGGACAAAAAGAATCTTTTGCAATTAACGGCTACAAAAAGAACAATATGGTTAATGGCTTTGATGACATTGACTACCTACAAAACATAAAAGAAGATATCGTAGCTTTTGCTGATAAGCTTCCTTATTAA
- a CDS encoding DUF417 family protein, protein MNLNQIAYRIGVFGTVIILLWVGLFKFTAVEAGAIKGLVENHFAMGWMYKVMSVQQVSNIIGVFEVVTGIGLALSFFNKKIAMYSALASMVIFITTLSFLFTTPGVFKMVEGFPVTDFFILKDIPYLAISLMVYAKSKG, encoded by the coding sequence ATGAACTTGAATCAGATTGCTTACAGAATTGGTGTTTTTGGAACTGTTATTATTTTACTTTGGGTTGGGCTTTTTAAGTTTACAGCTGTAGAGGCTGGGGCGATAAAAGGACTAGTTGAAAATCATTTTGCTATGGGTTGGATGTATAAGGTGATGTCGGTTCAACAGGTTTCAAATATAATAGGGGTCTTTGAGGTTGTTACGGGAATTGGATTGGCATTGTCCTTTTTTAATAAAAAGATAGCCATGTATTCAGCTTTGGCATCAATGGTTATTTTTATTACTACATTAAGTTTCTTATTTACGACTCCAGGAGTTTTTAAAATGGTTGAAGGTTTTCCTGTAACTGATTTTTTTATTTTAAAAGACATTCCATATTTGGCTATTTCTTTGATGGTGTATGCGAAAAGCAAGGGGTAA
- a CDS encoding outer membrane beta-barrel protein: MKKNLFLLGMMVCSMTMVAQTETKEHESWYFKLGGSYFLQTAATEFPTVGGNLPLDRTYVGGKLVSEESVTGSFGEGFRTGVTAGYRFSARLGVEMGINYYTSNSKTMARTTTDQIFISGGKPIYNFSSEGEIKAFDLAPALVMYLGKAHGFEPYTKVGVLIPIHGDLKITTDAVAPTGVANPATMAVHSVDKVKPNPTVGFVAALGTSYKLGKNIAAFAELEYRNFTVHGKTKETTEFTVNGNDALATRTTAQIHTNYGNSLNTTSNNALTNPNGLDQNKPTDELSSYVGISGLGLTLGLRYNL; encoded by the coding sequence ATGAAAAAGAATCTTTTTTTATTAGGAATGATGGTTTGTTCTATGACAATGGTAGCTCAAACTGAAACAAAAGAACATGAAAGCTGGTACTTTAAATTAGGTGGATCTTATTTCTTGCAAACTGCAGCTACTGAGTTTCCTACTGTAGGAGGAAATCTTCCTTTGGATAGAACTTATGTAGGAGGGAAATTAGTTTCTGAAGAAAGTGTTACAGGTTCTTTTGGTGAAGGTTTTAGAACAGGAGTTACTGCAGGGTACCGTTTTTCGGCTCGTTTAGGAGTTGAGATGGGAATCAATTATTACACTAGTAATAGTAAAACAATGGCGAGAACTACTACAGACCAAATTTTTATTTCTGGAGGAAAGCCTATTTATAATTTTAGTTCTGAGGGAGAAATTAAAGCATTTGATCTTGCTCCTGCTTTAGTTATGTATTTAGGAAAAGCTCATGGATTTGAACCATATACAAAAGTAGGTGTGTTGATTCCAATTCATGGAGATCTTAAAATTACCACAGATGCAGTTGCGCCAACTGGTGTAGCTAATCCTGCAACTATGGCGGTTCATAGTGTTGATAAAGTAAAACCAAATCCAACTGTTGGTTTTGTGGCAGCTTTAGGAACATCTTATAAATTAGGAAAAAATATCGCTGCATTTGCTGAATTAGAATACCGTAACTTTACTGTACACGGAAAAACTAAAGAAACCACAGAATTTACAGTTAATGGCAACGATGCTTTAGCAACAAGAACTACAGCACAGATTCATACTAATTATGGAAATTCTTTGAATACAACTTCTAATAATGCTTTGACAAATCCTAATGGACTAGATCAAAATAAACCTACAGATGAGTTAAGTTCTTATGTTGGTATTAGTGGTTTAGGTTTGACTTTAGGTCTTAGATATAACTTATAA
- the trxA gene encoding thioredoxin has product MALAITDATFEEVVLKSDKPVMVDFWAAWCGPCRMVGPIIDELSNEYDGKVVVGKVDVDANQEFAAKYGVRNIPTVLVFHNGEVVGKQVGVAPKQTYADSLDALL; this is encoded by the coding sequence ATGGCTTTAGCAATAACAGATGCTACTTTTGAAGAAGTAGTTTTGAAATCAGATAAACCAGTTATGGTTGACTTTTGGGCTGCATGGTGTGGACCTTGTAGAATGGTTGGTCCAATCATTGACGAGTTAAGCAATGAATATGATGGAAAAGTAGTAGTAGGAAAAGTAGACGTAGATGCAAATCAAGAATTTGCTGCAAAATATGGTGTGCGTAATATTCCAACTGTTTTGGTTTTTCATAATGGTGAAGTAGTAGGTAAACAAGTAGGAGTTGCTCCGAAACAAACTTACGCAGATAGTTTAGACGCATTGTTGTAA
- a CDS encoding T9SS type A sorting domain-containing protein, whose protein sequence is MKKTLVFCFSVLITNFLIAQQSVTISGPASVEVGVPYNYTFEFKPIYPWLNAVQADGYIITNWIVSTGTNGSTGSIPGYIGNPSNQSSYLNDGTYNNSNPKTIPIQWGNSTYLSSDKITVKLSGIYIKKSTGQHIGYFNFQPQAEQSVTVQRLINPIISGNTSILNCNQAPVTYLVSNATNGDSFQWEVTNGAEISGSSTVTSVIVKPPLTGDFNVGCIVKRTAANINYYVGTGNKITRTSRSAVWSTNPVNQTFLCKSSGLIFSIDNQTDIDNVFWNAPNCTISVETIVNGKRQVTITPNSSITTGSTLTVNAVVNFAGGCSVTTPSKTFNISDSTAPPIPDGYIKVEDWDCYSDSGLKLTFVPTTPFTNGSIRVTPSIMAHPTVSRNINVTVTYTNSCTGAIASKIYSLDTPTPCFEARLTPKSEISEIIISPNPTNGNITIKLPEILFGNYQIFNQNQKLVQESKFYNQDELQIELSSKLKGGIYILKVITEKNVLTGKIILNN, encoded by the coding sequence ATGAAAAAAACTTTAGTTTTTTGTTTTAGTGTATTAATCACTAATTTTTTAATTGCTCAGCAATCAGTTACTATAAGTGGACCAGCGTCTGTAGAAGTAGGAGTCCCTTATAATTATACCTTTGAATTTAAACCTATTTACCCTTGGTTAAATGCTGTTCAAGCAGATGGTTATATTATTACAAATTGGATTGTTTCAACAGGAACAAATGGTAGTACAGGCTCTATTCCTGGATACATTGGAAACCCTAGTAATCAAAGTAGTTATCTTAATGATGGTACTTATAACAATTCAAACCCAAAAACAATCCCAATCCAATGGGGAAACAGTACTTATTTGAGTAGCGATAAGATAACTGTAAAGTTAAGTGGTATCTATATAAAAAAAAGCACTGGTCAACATATTGGGTATTTTAATTTCCAGCCACAAGCTGAACAATCGGTAACTGTGCAAAGGTTAATAAATCCTATTATTAGTGGAAATACATCTATATTAAACTGTAACCAAGCTCCTGTAACATATCTGGTATCTAATGCAACCAATGGGGATAGTTTCCAATGGGAAGTAACAAATGGCGCCGAAATTTCGGGTTCTAGTACGGTTACCTCGGTGATAGTAAAACCTCCTTTAACTGGAGATTTTAATGTAGGGTGTATAGTTAAAAGAACAGCTGCAAACATCAATTATTATGTCGGTACTGGTAACAAAATAACAAGAACATCACGTTCAGCAGTATGGTCAACTAATCCTGTTAATCAAACCTTTTTATGTAAAAGTTCTGGATTAATATTTTCAATCGACAATCAAACTGATATTGATAATGTGTTTTGGAATGCGCCAAATTGCACCATTTCAGTAGAAACTATTGTTAATGGTAAACGACAAGTTACCATCACACCAAATAGCTCTATAACTACCGGTTCAACATTGACAGTAAATGCAGTAGTTAATTTTGCAGGTGGATGTTCGGTAACAACACCGTCTAAAACATTTAATATTTCTGACAGTACAGCTCCTCCAATACCCGACGGGTATATTAAAGTTGAAGATTGGGACTGTTATAGTGATTCTGGTTTAAAGTTAACATTTGTACCTACAACTCCCTTCACCAATGGAAGCATAAGAGTTACTCCGTCTATAATGGCGCATCCTACTGTCTCAAGAAACATTAATGTTACTGTCACTTATACTAACTCCTGCACTGGAGCTATAGCTAGTAAAATATACTCCTTAGACACACCAACTCCTTGTTTTGAAGCAAGATTAACTCCAAAAAGTGAGATTTCAGAAATTATAATTTCACCAAATCCTACAAACGGAAATATTACAATAAAACTTCCAGAAATACTTTTTGGCAATTATCAGATTTTTAATCAAAATCAGAAATTAGTTCAAGAATCTAAATTCTACAATCAAGATGAATTGCAAATTGAGCTTTCAAGCAAACTAAAAGGAGGGATTTATATTTTAAAAGTAATAACTGAAAAAAATGTCTTAACGGGCAAAATAATTTTAAACAATTAA
- the leuC gene encoding 3-isopropylmalate dehydratase large subunit: MSTTLFDKVWDSHVVRKIEDGPDVFFIDRHFIHEVTSPVAFLGLKSRGISVLYPERTFATADHNTPTINQHLPVQDALSANQLKALEDNAAEYGISHWGLGHQKNGIVHVVGPENGITLPGATIVCGDSHTSTHGAFGAIAFGIGTSEVEMVLSTQCIMQPKPKKMRINVNGELSKGVGPKDVALYIIAQLTTSGGTGYFVEYAGNVFENMSMEGRMTVCNLSIEMGARGGMIAPDQKTFDFLEGRLFAPKGEAWDKAVAYWKTLKTDADAVFDAELNIKASDIEPMITYGTNPGMGIGISKNIPNANQVEGGEETYKKSLAYMGFHENDVMIGKPIDFVFLGSCTNGRIEDFRAFTEIVKGRKKADNVTAWLVPGSHVVEAQIKEEGLLDILTEAGFVLRQPGCSACLAMNDDKVPAGKYAVSTSNRNFEGRQGPGSRTLLASPIMAAAAAVTGKLTDPRELF; the protein is encoded by the coding sequence ATGAGTACTACATTATTCGACAAAGTATGGGATTCGCACGTAGTGCGTAAAATTGAAGATGGACCAGATGTGTTTTTCATTGACCGTCACTTCATTCATGAAGTTACAAGTCCTGTTGCTTTTTTAGGATTAAAATCCAGAGGCATCTCGGTTTTATACCCAGAACGCACTTTTGCAACTGCCGATCACAACACACCAACTATAAATCAACATTTACCTGTACAGGATGCTTTATCTGCTAACCAGTTAAAAGCACTTGAAGATAATGCAGCTGAATACGGAATTTCTCACTGGGGATTAGGCCATCAAAAAAATGGAATTGTTCACGTTGTAGGTCCTGAAAACGGAATTACACTACCAGGTGCAACTATAGTTTGTGGAGATTCACACACTTCAACTCACGGTGCTTTTGGAGCAATTGCTTTCGGAATAGGTACTTCTGAGGTTGAAATGGTTTTATCTACACAATGTATCATGCAACCGAAGCCAAAGAAAATGCGCATCAACGTAAATGGTGAATTAAGCAAAGGTGTTGGTCCAAAAGATGTTGCTCTTTATATTATTGCACAATTAACTACTTCAGGTGGCACAGGATATTTTGTTGAATACGCTGGAAACGTTTTTGAAAACATGTCTATGGAGGGTCGTATGACTGTTTGTAATTTAAGTATCGAAATGGGTGCTCGTGGAGGAATGATTGCTCCTGATCAAAAAACATTCGACTTTCTTGAAGGAAGATTATTTGCTCCAAAAGGGGAAGCATGGGACAAAGCTGTTGCATACTGGAAAACTTTAAAAACTGATGCTGATGCTGTTTTTGATGCAGAACTAAACATCAAAGCATCTGATATCGAACCAATGATTACTTATGGTACTAATCCTGGAATGGGAATTGGTATCTCTAAAAATATTCCGAACGCCAATCAAGTTGAAGGTGGTGAGGAAACCTACAAAAAATCTTTAGCCTATATGGGCTTTCACGAAAATGATGTAATGATTGGAAAACCAATTGACTTTGTTTTCTTAGGAAGTTGTACCAATGGTCGAATCGAAGACTTTAGAGCTTTTACCGAAATTGTAAAAGGTCGTAAAAAAGCCGACAATGTAACTGCTTGGCTAGTTCCTGGTTCTCACGTTGTTGAGGCACAAATTAAAGAAGAAGGTCTTTTAGATATTTTAACCGAAGCTGGCTTTGTATTACGTCAACCAGGTTGTTCAGCATGTTTAGCTATGAATGATGATAAAGTTCCTGCTGGAAAATATGCGGTAAGTACCTCTAACAGAAACTTCGAAGGTCGTCAAGGTCCTGGATCAAGAACACTTTTAGCTAGTCCAATTATGGCTGCCGCAGCTGCTGTTACTGGAAAACTAACTGACCCAAGAGAACTTTTTTAA
- the dnaE gene encoding DNA polymerase III subunit alpha: MYLIFDTETTGLPKRWDAPITDSDNWPRCIQIAWQLHDDMGKLIEHQDYLVKPDGFNIPYDAERIHGISTELAEADGISLQEVLEKFNIALSKTKFIVGQNLGFDVNIMGAEFHRMGVDSPMSTMPVLDTCTEVTASLLQLPGGRGGRFKLPTLTELHSYLFNKPFAEAHNATADVEATTRCFLELIRREVFTKEELDVPKDYFGEFQNKNPQEIKLIGLKHINLKAASDKIREQLRAFESDDKQATVSESDLEDFKAAKYSHLHNHTQFSVLQSTIGIGNIVAATAKNGMPAVAMTDTGNMMGAFHFVSAVMNHNKAASGKNKALVESGEEPTETEIKPIVGCEFNVCDNHLDKSKKDNGNQIVLLAKNKKGYHNLAKMSSIAFTDGFYYVPRIDRKIVEQYKEDIMVLSGNLYGEIQSKILNIGENQAEEALIWWKEQFGDDFYLEVMRHNQEDENRVNKTLIEFSQKHNVKLIATNNTYYLNKEDANAHDILLCVKDGEKQATPIGRGRGYRYGLPNQEYYYKSPEEMKKLFMDLPEAIINIQEIVDKVEIYSLYRDVLLPKFDIPEEFLVVEDEADGGVRGENKYLRHLTMTGAKRRYGEITESIQERLDFELLTISNSGYPGYFLICQDFIAEARNMDVSVGPGRGSAAGSAVAYCLGITNIDPIKYDLLFERFLNPDRVSMPDIDIDFDDEGRGRVMDYVINKYGKNQVAQIITYGKMATKSAIRDTARVLDLPLFEADRIAKLIPGMMPSKWNLARFISESEDEVKKALRSDEFDNIKELIAIANEDDLAGETIQQAKILEGSMRNTGIHACGVIITPSDITNFVPVTTAKDSDLYVTQFDNSVAESAGLLKMDFLGLKTLTLIKDTVKLVKYRNGIDLNPDEFPIDDVETYALFQRGETVGIFQYESPGMQKYMKDLKPTVFGDLIAMNALYRPGPLEYIPSFVRRKNGEEEIKYDLDACEEYLGETYGITVYQEQVMLLSQSLAGFTKGEADVLRKAMGKKQKEVLDKMKPKFVEQAAAKGHDAKVLEKIWKDWEAFASYAFNKSHSTCYAWIAYQTAYLKAHYPAEYMAAVLSNNMNDIKQVSFFMEECKRMGLQVLGPDVNESFYKFTVNDEYAVRFGMGAIKGVGSGAVATIVESRKEGKYKSIFDLAKRIDLRAANKKAIENLALAGGFDSFEGTTRAQYFHDDGDGITFYEKAIRYGSKFQENENSSQVSLFGETSEVQIAEPVIPPCEDWSTMEKLAKEKDVVGIYISGHPLDDFRFEMKYFCNARLEALKSMNEYVGKNLNFAGIINNVQHRVAKNGKGWAIFNLEGYDESYEFKIFGEEYLKFRHFLIQNNFAFLKVLIKDGWVNHDTGKKSDPRLQFVEIRQLQDILEAFAKKLILLLNIKDLQTEFIHKLSQLFNENKGDNTVTFEIMELEKIKRLVETTTEFEEADDAVFVDENEDGDDAMSAKTAEVTEVEEINVVTKLTMPSRRLKVKISNELLQELEKMQVNFKLN; the protein is encoded by the coding sequence ATGTACTTAATATTCGATACCGAAACTACTGGACTACCTAAACGTTGGGACGCACCTATTACTGATTCAGACAACTGGCCTCGCTGTATTCAAATAGCATGGCAGTTGCACGATGATATGGGGAAACTTATAGAGCATCAGGATTATCTGGTTAAGCCAGATGGATTTAATATTCCGTATGATGCAGAGCGTATTCACGGAATTTCTACTGAGTTGGCTGAAGCCGATGGAATTTCATTACAAGAAGTTTTAGAGAAATTTAATATTGCATTAAGTAAAACTAAATTTATTGTAGGTCAGAATTTAGGTTTCGATGTTAATATTATGGGAGCTGAATTTCACCGAATGGGTGTTGATTCACCTATGAGCACTATGCCGGTTCTTGATACTTGTACCGAGGTTACGGCTTCGTTATTGCAACTGCCAGGAGGACGTGGAGGAAGATTTAAATTGCCAACATTAACAGAGCTACATAGTTATCTTTTTAATAAACCTTTTGCAGAAGCGCACAACGCAACAGCCGATGTTGAGGCAACTACACGTTGTTTTCTTGAATTAATAAGAAGAGAAGTTTTTACCAAAGAAGAATTAGATGTTCCGAAGGATTATTTTGGAGAATTTCAAAATAAAAACCCTCAGGAGATCAAACTTATTGGTCTAAAACATATCAATTTAAAAGCAGCTTCTGATAAAATCAGAGAGCAATTAAGAGCTTTTGAATCAGATGATAAACAAGCAACAGTTTCAGAGTCAGATTTAGAAGATTTTAAAGCAGCTAAATATTCGCATTTGCATAATCATACCCAGTTTTCGGTTTTACAATCGACTATAGGTATTGGGAATATTGTTGCGGCTACAGCTAAAAATGGAATGCCAGCCGTTGCTATGACGGATACTGGAAATATGATGGGGGCTTTTCACTTTGTGAGCGCCGTTATGAATCATAATAAAGCTGCATCAGGTAAGAATAAAGCTTTAGTAGAAAGTGGTGAAGAACCAACAGAAACTGAAATAAAACCGATTGTGGGTTGCGAATTCAATGTTTGTGATAATCACTTAGATAAGAGTAAAAAGGACAATGGTAATCAGATTGTACTGTTGGCTAAAAATAAAAAAGGGTATCACAATCTAGCTAAAATGTCGTCGATTGCTTTTACAGACGGATTTTATTATGTTCCTAGAATTGATCGAAAAATTGTCGAGCAATACAAAGAAGACATCATGGTTTTGTCTGGGAATTTGTATGGAGAGATTCAGAGTAAAATTTTGAATATCGGTGAAAATCAAGCTGAAGAAGCTTTGATTTGGTGGAAAGAACAATTTGGAGATGATTTCTATCTAGAAGTTATGCGTCACAATCAGGAAGATGAGAATCGGGTGAACAAAACCTTGATTGAGTTTTCTCAGAAACACAATGTGAAGTTAATTGCGACCAATAATACTTATTATTTAAATAAAGAAGATGCCAATGCGCACGATATTTTATTGTGTGTAAAAGATGGTGAAAAACAAGCCACTCCAATTGGTCGTGGTCGTGGCTATCGTTACGGATTACCAAATCAGGAGTACTATTATAAGTCGCCAGAAGAGATGAAAAAGCTCTTTATGGATTTGCCAGAAGCTATTATAAATATTCAGGAAATCGTAGATAAAGTCGAAATTTATTCACTTTATCGTGATGTATTACTTCCAAAGTTTGATATTCCTGAGGAATTTTTAGTAGTAGAAGATGAAGCAGATGGCGGTGTACGTGGTGAAAATAAATATCTGCGACACCTTACTATGACAGGTGCGAAGAGGCGATATGGTGAAATTACAGAATCTATTCAGGAACGTTTGGACTTTGAGTTATTAACGATTTCGAATTCTGGGTATCCGGGTTACTTTTTGATTTGTCAGGATTTCATTGCTGAGGCTCGAAACATGGATGTTTCGGTAGGGCCGGGGCGTGGATCTGCTGCAGGTTCAGCAGTGGCATATTGTTTAGGAATTACCAATATTGACCCCATTAAGTATGATTTGCTTTTTGAGCGTTTCCTTAATCCCGATCGTGTATCCATGCCCGATATTGATATCGATTTTGATGATGAGGGTCGTGGTCGAGTTATGGATTATGTAATCAATAAATATGGTAAAAATCAGGTTGCGCAAATTATTACTTATGGTAAAATGGCAACCAAATCGGCGATTCGTGATACGGCTCGTGTATTAGATTTACCATTGTTTGAAGCTGATAGGATTGCAAAACTGATTCCGGGAATGATGCCGTCAAAATGGAATTTGGCACGTTTTATTTCAGAAAGTGAAGATGAGGTTAAAAAAGCACTTCGTTCAGATGAGTTTGATAATATAAAAGAATTAATTGCTATTGCCAATGAAGATGATTTGGCTGGTGAGACAATTCAACAAGCAAAAATCCTTGAGGGATCGATGCGAAATACCGGAATTCATGCCTGTGGGGTAATTATTACACCATCGGATATTACGAATTTCGTTCCGGTTACAACTGCCAAAGATTCTGATTTATATGTAACACAGTTTGATAACTCGGTTGCAGAAAGTGCCGGATTACTTAAAATGGACTTCTTGGGTCTGAAGACCCTTACATTGATAAAAGATACGGTAAAGCTGGTAAAATATAGAAACGGAATTGACTTAAATCCAGATGAATTTCCGATTGACGATGTTGAAACCTATGCGCTTTTCCAAAGAGGAGAAACGGTTGGTATCTTCCAATATGAGTCACCTGGAATGCAGAAATACATGAAGGATCTTAAGCCAACGGTTTTTGGAGATTTAATTGCGATGAATGCCTTATATCGTCCAGGACCATTAGAGTATATTCCATCATTTGTTCGAAGAAAAAATGGAGAAGAAGAAATCAAATACGATTTAGATGCCTGTGAGGAATATTTGGGAGAAACCTACGGAATTACGGTTTACCAAGAGCAGGTAATGCTTTTGTCACAATCGCTGGCTGGTTTTACAAAAGGTGAGGCCGACGTTTTGCGTAAAGCGATGGGTAAGAAGCAAAAGGAAGTACTGGATAAAATGAAGCCTAAGTTTGTGGAGCAAGCTGCTGCAAAAGGACATGATGCAAAAGTGCTAGAGAAGATTTGGAAAGACTGGGAAGCTTTTGCGAGTTATGCCTTTAATAAATCACACTCGACTTGCTATGCTTGGATTGCATATCAAACGGCTTATTTAAAAGCGCATTATCCTGCAGAATATATGGCGGCGGTTCTTTCGAATAATATGAATGATATCAAGCAGGTTTCGTTTTTTATGGAGGAATGTAAACGAATGGGATTACAGGTTTTAGGACCAGATGTAAATGAGTCGTTTTATAAATTCACTGTAAATGATGAATATGCAGTACGTTTTGGAATGGGAGCCATTAAAGGAGTTGGTTCTGGAGCTGTAGCAACAATTGTAGAAAGTAGAAAAGAAGGTAAATATAAATCGATTTTTGATTTGGCTAAACGAATAGATTTGCGTGCGGCTAATAAAAAAGCAATTGAAAATTTGGCTCTTGCTGGTGGATTTGATTCATTTGAAGGAACGACGAGAGCGCAATATTTTCATGATGATGGTGATGGAATTACTTTTTATGAAAAGGCAATTCGTTATGGATCGAAGTTTCAAGAAAATGAAAATTCATCACAAGTGAGTTTGTTTGGAGAAACTAGTGAGGTGCAAATCGCTGAGCCAGTGATACCTCCTTGTGAAGATTGGAGTACGATGGAAAAATTGGCCAAAGAGAAAGATGTTGTTGGGATTTATATCTCAGGACACCCATTAGATGATTTTAGATTTGAGATGAAATATTTCTGTAATGCCAGATTAGAAGCCTTGAAAAGCATGAATGAATATGTTGGTAAAAATCTAAATTTTGCTGGAATTATAAATAACGTGCAGCATCGTGTCGCTAAAAATGGAAAAGGTTGGGCAATATTTAATTTAGAAGGATATGATGAAAGTTATGAATTCAAAATTTTTGGTGAAGAATACTTGAAATTTCGCCATTTCTTGATTCAAAATAACTTTGCTTTCTTGAAGGTGTTAATTAAAGATGGTTGGGTAAATCACGATACTGGTAAAAAATCTGATCCAAGATTACAGTTTGTTGAAATCAGACAATTACAAGATATTTTAGAAGCTTTTGCTAAGAAATTGATTTTGTTGTTGAACATAAAAGATTTGCAAACAGAGTTTATTCATAAGTTGAGCCAGTTATTTAACGAGAATAAAGGGGATAATACAGTGACTTTTGAAATCATGGAATTAGAAAAAATAAAGCGCTTGGTTGAGACTACGACTGAGTTTGAGGAGGCTGACGATGCAGTTTTTGTAGATGAAAATGAAGATGGCGATGATGCTATGAGTGCTAAAACAGCGGAAGTTACTGAGGTTGAGGAAATAAACGTAGTTACGAAGCTGACTATGCCAAGTAGAAGGCTAAAAGTGAAAATCAGTAATGAGTTATTGCAAGAATTGGAGAAAATGCAGGTAAATTTCAAGTTAAATTAA